The genomic stretch ctaaatgcatgatacttagcttagagcttagatcagatcagtttagtaaattttttgttgaagttagggaatgatcagGCCCGTCTATTAGTGGGTGCTCTATGTGCATTTGCACTGGGCCTCAAATTTTTGGGGCCCAAACTTGGCAAACCCATAtgttaattgaaaaaaaaaaaaagggtaaaaCTAAATCAGAAACACGGAGCACCCAAATCAGAAACTACTCCAAATCCCACGCCACATTCAACTCTCAATCAAACTCATCAATCCTCCTTCCCCAAATTAAATTATTGCCTTTCCCAAATTAATTCCTTCCCCAAGTTAAATTATAacgtttcttttctttttttcctaaTCTTTAAATAtgattatctcaaatcaattcatCCCAAATCATTCAAAGTTTTCAATTAAAGGTATTAGTATCAAAACTTTGTCACTTTGTCACTTTCAATCGGCTGCCAAAATCTCAGATTTAGAGTTGAGTTTCAAGGAAATCGAAATAGGTATTATTTCGTCTTAACATTATATTCTTAATGAATTCTACTgattttaattataattttaatGAATTCAAATATTCAATGATAATGTATTTGCAGGTAGCAGTCGGTCGTCGGAGAATAGTAGATCGGACAGTCGTGAGTACGCCGACTATAGTTTTGGAATACGGCATCAAAGCAGCAATAAGGTTGTTTCGTTTCTTTACTTATCTCTATTTTTAATTTCATGTTACCTAGAATAAGAAAGTTTGATTCTGGATCCGAAAAACGGAAGAAAAAGAAGCGAATAGAACAGTTAGTTCAGTCTCAAAAAGGTGCACTCGATAAATTTTTTACGAAAGGGTCTACTTCTAATAGTGAAAATATTACTGATAATGAAGGTGTTGTTGCGACTGAAACTGTTGTAATGTGTGATAATCCCGTTTTTATTGATTTTGACATGCCTATAAAGAATAACGATGATAAAATTGACGATgaggataataataatgatgataatttagatatgaatgaaaatgatagTGTTGAGAATAATGAGGGTTTTGACGTAGGAGGAGAAAAAATTGATGTCGAAAATGGTAGTCATATGAATAATACTTTTGATATGTTTGACCCAAGAAATTGGGATTCGCTTAATTCCGATATGATTAAAATGTTAGCCAAAAGCGGTCCTAAGAGAGATTTAACTATTGAAAAAGGTCGGAAAGGCCAATCGGGGAGAAGATTTAAATCAACATGTTATACAAGAGTTTTACCAAATGGAGAAAGGTGCGATAGAGATTGGCTTTTCTATTCAAAAGAGTTTGATAAagtattttgtttttgttgtaaAATAATTAGCTAATGATGGTCTTTCAGATTGGTCTCATATTTGTGTTAGACTTAAACAACATGAAATGGGGATTGAACACATCGTTAATATGACTGCTTGGTATGATTTGCGTGAACGAATTGAAAAGAGtcaaacaattgataaaaggacGAATAGTGcattaaataaagagaaagaACGTTGGAAAAAAGTGTTAGAAAGAATAATATTTGTCGTGGTGTATTTAGCAACACATAACTTGGCTTTTCGTGGTAGTAATGGGAAGTTATATCAAAAGAGCAATGGAAATTTTTTAGGATTAATTGAAATGTTAGCGAGGTTTGACCCTATAATTCAGGAGCATGTGCATCGTATAACCAATGACACTATTCATAGTCATTATCTTGGTCATAACATTCAAAATGAGTTAATTCTTCTTGTTGCATCCGCTATTAAATCTGAAATTATTAAAAGTGTGAAAGAAGCAAAATATTTTTCAGTGATACTAGATTGCACTCCCGATGTTAGTCACCAAGAGCAAATGTCATTGATTTTGAGATATGTTGATGTGTCTTCAAGTTGTGTCTGTATTAAGGAATCATTTTTAGGATTTTTGAGTGTAAATGATACAACTGGACAAGGACTTTTTGATGTTTTATTAAATGAATTAAAATCTCTTGATCTTGATGTGAATGATGTAAGAGGACAAAGTTATGATAATGGATCAAATATGAAAGGCAAAAATCAGGGGGTACAAAAAAGACTTTTAGATGTGAATCCTCGAGCATTCTTTACTCCTTGTGCTTCTCATAGTCTTAATTTAACATTGTGTGATATGGCAAATAGTTGTGGTAAAGCTAAAGACTTTTTTGGAGTAATACAACGAATATATACTATTTTTGCAAATTCTAATAAAAGATGGGagatattgaaaaataatgcaacAAAATATACATTAAAGCAATTTTCATCTACTCGTTGGGAAAGTCGTGTCGATAGTGTTAAAGCAATCAGGTTTCAAATTGCAGAGGTATGTGATGCTTTGCTTCAAGTAGGAGAAACTGATAATGATAGTAAAATTAGAAGTGAAGCTAAATCCTTGGCCATGAATGAACTTGGTGACTTTGAGTTTTTAGTAGCACTTGTTATTTGGTATGAAATATTGTATAGAATTAATTTTGTTAGTAAACAGTTGCAATCAAAGAATATGATTCTTGATGTGGCAATTGATGATATTAAGAAGTTAGTTTTATTTTTTGAAGATTATAGGGAATCTGGATTTAATGACGCCGTTAATATTGCTAGGGAAATTGCACTTGAATTAAACGTTGATCCCGTATTTCCAAAGAAACGTGTTATTAGAAGGAAAAAACAATTTGACGAGAATCAAAATGACACATCTGAAGTAGTTTCTCAAACTAGTGAAGAATCTTTTAGAGTGAACTATTTCTTATTTGTTGTTGATCAAGCTATTGGTTCTCTTAGAAAAAGATTTGAGCAATATGAAGAATTTCAAaatgtttttggctttttgttCTCTTCTAGTAAGTTGCACACATTAGACAATGCTGAATTAAAGTCTTGTTGTGACGATCTTCAAGTAGCACTTACAAGTGGTGAACAATGTGATATTGATGGGAATGAATTGTACATGGAGTTAAAGTTGCTTAAAGATATATTGCCTAGTGAAGAAGAGATGGAAGCTATtgatattttgaaatttttgaaacgtAAATCGTATTTTCCTAATGCATTTATTGCGTATCGAATATTGTTGACTATTCCCGTAACAGTTGCATCTGCAGAAAGaagtttttccaagttaaagTTGTTGAAATCTTACATGAGGTCTACAATGTTGCAAGAGAGGCTTACCGGATTAGCAATAATTGCCATAGAAGATGATTTATTGGAGAAAGTCGATTATAATTGTTTGATAGAGGAATTCGCTTCAAGAAAAACTACGCGAAAGAATCGTTTTTCAAATAATTTGTAGTTTgcattaatattttatataagcgtttttttattttgtaatttttgggcctcatttttttttttttgcaccggGTCTCCATTTTTCTTGAGACAGCCCTGGGAATGATCTTTGTAAATTGTTGTTAGTATGAATTATGATGTTGCTGCTGTTGTAAATTGTAAGTACGATGCTGCTGTTGTTAGTATGAATTAATCTGAAAGACGAATtgtatctattgagttctgatgaaacCAACTGCTGATATATGCTGCTTCTCATATATGCAGGATTTTGAATAGCATGAAttaaatttaattttaaaaaaaattaggaaaatgtaataaaaacggttactaaaacaaaaaccgttgtaaataccattcacaaatacccgcgcataatattcaacaacaggttttaaaagaagaaccgttgtaaatacctttcacaaatactcgcgcacaatattcaacaacaggttttaaaataagaaccgttgttactaacaatttcaataaCGGTTATGTTTCGTATAACcattgttaaaagtcttcacaattttggagggaaagatacaacaacggttttttatattataaccgttgttatacctttcccaccaaaattttgtcaaactttccacaacgacttactcgcaacaacaacggcttttaaccgttgtgaatagtttccacaacggttttagtaaataacataaccattgtaaataccttttacaacggccgctttaacaacgtccgctttttgtttttacaacggtttttacccgttgttatagcctgtatctgtagtagtgttctcttccttcattcttaaggattcccgtgccatacttcgtgtattccttcatgcccactccgcgatgcccatttcattcctttgctcctcaaatgcatcattcctgcattaaacctCAAatggcggaagtatcgacattctaacataaaaggcatgtacaTAATATaatctagcacgaaaaccgtatcaaaaacaACTAAggagaggcataaatatgtatataattatgactcatcacttCACCACGATTCAGATCTGTACAGGGAACTCACCAAGTACCCATGTACCACCTTCGAGGAGGTACGTCAACAGGCAGTGGCTGTCATGCGCAATTTGGGCGTCAAACAACTCACAACTAAAGGCAAATTACACTCCCTCTtttccaatcatttatttacctatttCATTTTTAGGTGTCTTATTCATTTTCTTTATCTTTCTATATTAGTCATGCTTCTAATGGGTAATTTGATCTTGAACATCCATTATTATCCACTTGTTAtttagcaataataataatacctacAAATGATCTCATCCTCTCTCCGCAAGGTAAACAAACAGCCAAGACAAACGGAGTAGAACATATGAACAAAAATAAAATCTCGTTTCAGAAGTCACACTAGCACATATGAATTGATTAATATGACTTTTATTCATTACAACTTTATTCTTAAACATTTCAATACTTATTCTTAAACATAACCAGCTTTATTCTTAAACATTGCCAGAAACACACCATGAGAACTGATATTAGCAACAAAGTGCTACATCTCAATTATGCATACCCAATGATCGCAGCAGTACCATCACATTCACCTATTCCCGGCTTAGCAACTTTCACCATGTCCATACAATCAGCACCTTTTACCGGGTCCATGTCACCACAATTCGTACATTGGCCTATGCATTGGGCTCCGTTCCCTTTAGCCGCTTTTACCATGTTCATACAATCAATGTCCATACAATCAGCAGCTTTCACAATGTCCATGAAATCAGCTCCAGCGTTCACTCTGTCCATACAATCAGTAGCTTTCACCCTGTCCATACAATCAGCTGCTTTCACCCTGTCCATACAATCAGCAGCTTTCACCTTGTCCATACAATCATCCGCTCTCACCATGTTCAAGTCGCCACAATTAGTACATTGGCCTATGCATTGGGCTCCGTCCCCTACTTTCTTAGTTTGGGCTAACTTCAAAATTGTATCCATACCCGGCTCACAGCTAATACCACAACATACCGATCCTTTAGCATTGACCTT from Silene latifolia isolate original U9 population chromosome 2, ASM4854445v1, whole genome shotgun sequence encodes the following:
- the LOC141634252 gene encoding uncharacterized protein LOC141634252 is translated as MSAVVNLYNIKGANGYVINAQQQHLPEFKKQQIDEVAVGRRRIVDRTVVSTPTIVLEYGIKAAIRIRKFDSGSEKRKKKKRIEQLVQSQKGALDKFFTKGSTSNSENITDNEGVVATETVVMCDNPVFIDFDMPIKNNDDKIDDEDNNNDDNLDMNENDSVENNEGFDVGGEKIDVENGSHMNNTFDMFDPRNWDSLNSDMIKMLAKSGPKRDLTIEKGRKGQSGRRFKSTCYTRVLPNGERLKQHEMGIEHIVNMTAWYDLRERIEKSQTIDKRTNSALNKEKERWKKVLERIIFVVVYLATHNLAFRGSNGKLYQKSNGNFLGLIEMLARFDPIIQEHVHRITNDTIHSHYLGHNIQNELILLVASAIKSEIIKSVKEAKYFSVILDCTPDVSHQEQMSLILRYVDVSSSCVCIKESFLGFLSVNDTTGQGLFDVLLNELKSLDLDVNDVRGQSYDNGSNMKGKNQGVQKRLLDVNPRAFFTPCASHSLNLTLCDMANSCGKAKDFFGVIQRIYTIFANSNKRWEILKNNATKYTLKQFSSTRWESRVDSVKAIRFQIAEVCDALLQVGETDNDSKIRSEAKSLAMNELGDFEFLVALVIWYEILYRINFVSKQLQSKNMILDVAIDDIKKLVLFFEDYRESGFNDAVNIAREIALELNVDPVFPKKRVIRRKKQFDENQNDTSEVVSQTSEESFRVNYFLFVVDQAIGSLRKRFEQYEEFQNVFGFLFSSSKLHTLDNAELKSCCDDLQVALTSGEQCDIDGNELYMELKLLKDILPSEEEMEAIDILKFLKRKSYFPNAFIAYRILLTIPVTVASAERSFSKLKLLKSYMRSTMLQERLTGLAIIAIEDDLLEKVDYNCLIEEFASRKTTRKNRFSNNL